The Triticum aestivum cultivar Chinese Spring chromosome 3A, IWGSC CS RefSeq v2.1, whole genome shotgun sequence genome includes a region encoding these proteins:
- the LOC123061931 gene encoding mannan endo-1,4-beta-mannosidase 2: MAACNGLFVYHILGLASLLAVFYFSLLGEVDLRFPGLLPSPGASRSHDASLPFVERRGAQLFLEGRPFYINGWNSYWLMDQAVEPASRHRVSDMFRAATGMGLTVCRTWAFNDGAYNALQLSPGHFDERVFKALDMVVVEARRHGVRLILSLANNLEAYGGKTQYVRWAWDEGVGLTASNDSFFFDPAIRDYFKVYLKALLTRTNHLTGVQYKDDPTILAWELMNEPRCITDPSGNTLQRWIDEMAGYVKSIDRRHLLTVGTEGFYGPTSPPEKLSVNPGHWFNNYGLDFIRNSKISDIDFASVHLYPDTWLLDANLEEKLKFVTKWVSSHFEDGDTELGGKPVVLTEFGLSHLVKGFEQSQRDAFYKSVYDIVHESAKRGGAGAGAIVWQLAAEDMEEYHDGFAIVPSETPSMQKLLTEQSCRLAALRHGEQEAKRILKAVCG, from the exons ATGGCGGCGTGCAACGGCCTGTTCGTGTACCACATCCTCGGCCTGGCCTCCCTGCTGGCCGTGTTCTACTTTTCCCTCCTCGGCGAGGTGGACCTCCGCTTCCCCGGCCTCCTCCCGTCCCCCGGTGCGTCCCGGTCCCACGACGCGTCCCTGCCGTTCGTGGAGCGGCGCGGCGCGCAGCTCTTCCTGGAGGGCCGCCCATTCTACATCAACGGGTGGAACTCGTACTGGCTCATGGACCAGGCCGTGGAGCCGGCCAGCCGCCACCGCGTGTCGGACATGTTCCGCGCCGCCACCGGGATGGGGCTCACGGTGTGCCGCACCTGGGCCTTTAACGACGGCGCCTACAACGCGCTCCAGCTCTCCCCGGGACACTTCGACGAGCGCGTCTTCAAGGCGCTGGACATGGTGGTCGTGGAGGCCCGGCGGCACGGCGTGCGGCTCATCCTCAGCCTGGCCAACAACCTGGAGGCGTACGGCGGGAAGACGCAGTACGTGCGGTGGGCGTGGGACGAAGGCGTCGGCCTCACCGCCTCCAACGACTCCTTCTTCTTCGACCCCGCCATCCGCGACTACTTCAAAGTCTACCTCAAG GCATTGTTGACGAGGACGAACCACTTGACGGGGGTGCAGTACAAGGACGACCCTACCATCTTGGCGTGGGAGCTGATGAACGAGCCCAGATGCATTACCGATCCGTCCGGTAACACTCTGCAG CGCTGGATCGATGAGATGGCGGGGTACGTGAAGTCGATCGACCGTCGGCACCTGCTGACCGTCGGCACGGAGGGGTTCTACGGCCCCACGAGCCCGCCGGAGAAGCTGAGCGTGAATCCGGGGCACTGGTTCAACAACTACGGCCTCGACTTCATCCGCAACTCCAAGATCTCCGACATCGACTTCGCCTCCGTCCACCTTTACCCGGACACCTG GCTGCTGGACGCGAATCTGGAAGAGAAGCTCAAGTTCGTGACGAAGTGGGTGAGCTCCCACTTCGAGGACGGCGACACGGAGCTCGGCGGCAAGCCCGTGGTGCTCACGGAGTTCGGGCTGTCGCATTTGGTCAAGGGGTTCGAGCAGTCGCAGCGCGACGCCTTCTACAAGTCGGTGTACGACATCGTCCACGAGTCGGCcaagaggggcggcgccggcgccggcgcgataGTGTGGCAGCTCGCCGCCGAGGACATGGAGGAGTACCACGACGGCTTCGCCATCGTGCCCAGCGAGACGCCGTCCATGCAGAAGCTGCTGACGGAGCAGTCGTGCAGGCTGGCCGCGCTGAGGCACGGGGAGCAGGAGGCCAAGAGGATCCTCAAGGCGGTGTGCGGCTGA